ACCAGGACCGGCCTGACCCGCTTCTTGCCCGCCGCTCTCTCCGGCCAGAACGGGCCCGCCGAGGTCGTCCCCGCGCGCTGGCAGGGCTCCGGCGACATGGTTTCCCTTACCCGCGCCAACTGCTATATCGTAGTGCCCCCCGACCGCGAGCGCCTGCCCGCCGGGGAGATGGTTTCGGTGCTGTTGAGGTGAGAGGACCCGTGCCCAGGAAGCTCTCCCATTTCGACGCCGGCGGCCGCAGCCGCATGGTGGACGTCTCCGCCAAGGCGCCCACGCGGCGGGAGGCGGAGGCCTCCGCCTTCGTCGCCATGTCGCCTAAGGTGTTGAAAGCGCTGCCCAAGAACCCCAAGGGCGACCCGCTGGAGATCGCCCGCATCGCCGGCATCGCCGCCGCCAAGCGCACCCCCGAACTGATTCCCATGTGCCACTCCATCCCCCTGTCTCACATTGATGTGCGTGCCCGGCTATGCGAGAATGGCGTCGCCCTGACCTCCCGCGTCGTCACCACTGCCGTCACCGGGGTGGAGATGGAGGCGCTGGTGGCCGCCGGCGTGGCTGCCCTGACCGTGTACGACATGTGCAAGGCGCTGGACAAAGGCATCGAGATCCGGGAAATCGTGCTGCAACGGAAATCGGGAGGCAAGAGCGGGGATTACTCGCGCCCGCCGCATCCTCCGCGCGGCCCCTCCCGTAGAAAGAAGTAACCGTCCGGATGGCCGGCAACGTCAAGGTCCTGCTCGTCGAAGATAATCCGATGGTGCTGGAGATGCTGCGCCAGTCCCTGACCCCGCTGGGCGCCGTGACCACCGCCACCGACGGCGCCGACGCCCTGCTCAAGGCCATCGACGATCCCCCCGACCTCATCCTCACCGACTACGCCATGCAGGGCATGGACGGCCGCCAGCTTTTGGAGAAGCTCAAGGGGCGGGCCGCCACCGCCAAGATCCCCGTCATCCTCATGGCCTCCCGCGCCGACATCACCGAGAAGCTCAAGATGCTGCAGGATTCGGTCGAGGACTTCGTGGAGAAGCCCTTCTTCATCAAGGAAGCCACCGCCCGCATCAAGCGCATCATGGACAAGATCGCTCTGGAGAAGATGGCGCGCGAGGCCCCCGGCGAGAGCGTGGTGCGCGGCAACCTGGCCCAGATGAACGTCATGGACCTGCTGCAGTCCCTGGAGATGGGCCGCAAGACCTGCGAGCTGGTGCTCACCGCGAACGGCGAGCGCTGCGAGATGTACTTCTCCGACGGCCAGATCAATCACGCCGTCTACGGCCCCCTCAAGGGTGACGAGGCCGTCTACAAGGTCCTCACCTGGCCCGGTGGCGTCTTCCAGATCGACTTCACCGGCAAGAGTTCGGAGCAGACCATCACCCGCTCCACCCAGGGCCTGCTCATGGAAGGCCTGCGCCTGCTCGACGAAGCCAACCGCGAAAAAGAAGAAAATGTGCTCGACGCCTGACCGGGTCTCTCCTGCCTGCGCATGACCGCCGCCGTGCTCACCGTCAGCGACTCCTGCGCCCGCGGCCAGCGCCGCGACGCTTCCGGCCCCGCCGTGGCTGCCGCCCTCCAGGCCCGCGGCTTCCAGGTGGTCGCCAGCGAGGTCGTTCCCGACCAGGCCGCCGCCATCGCCCAGGCCCTGGTGCGGCTGGCCCAGCAGGCCCGCCTGGTGGTCACCACCGGAGGGACAGGCGTGGCCGCCCGCGACGTCACCCCCGAGGCCACGCGCTCCGTCTGTGACCGCATGGTGGAGGGCATCGCCGAGCGCATGCGCGCGGAGGGCTCCCGCAAGACCCCGCTGGCCGCGCTCAGCCGCGCCGTCTGCGGCGTCCGCGGCTCCACCCTGCTGCTCAACCTGCCCGGCAGCCCCGCCGCCGCCACCGAGTCGCTGGCCGCGGTCCTCGAGCTGCTCCCTCACGCCCTCGACCTGCTGGCCGGCAAGACCGAGCACGCCGGCCCGGGCTAGGCGCGCGCCCTCCTGTAGAATGTCCCTTAATCCCCTTGCACTTCTTGAAGATCATCCTCGCGAAGTACACCGCATTCTTCCTGGGAGCCATGAAGGTCCTGGGGATATGGGGTCCGTTCGTCATCGCCGGGGTGGACGCTGCGCTGCTCGGCCTTCCCCTGGACCCGGTGGTCGCCGCCTACGTGTGGAGCGACCGCGCCCACTTCTGGCTCTATCCCATCACCGCGTCGCTGGGCTCGGCGCTGGGCAGCCTGATCATCTACTACATCGGCCGCAAGGGGGGCGAGGTGGCGCTGCGCAAGCGCATCTCCCACGAGCGCATGGAGGCGCTGCGCAATCGCTTCGAGAAGCAGGAGTTCTTCGCGCTCATGATCCCGGCCATGGCGCCTCCGCCCTTCCCCTTCAAGCTGTTCGTGCTCTCCGCCGGGGTCTTCGACATGAAGCTGCGCGACTTCCTGGCCGCCATCTTCCTGGGGCGCATGGTGCGCTTTGGGGTCCTCTCGCTGCTGGTGCTGGAGTTCGGGCCTTCCATCGTGGAAACGGTCAAGGAACTCTTCCGTGAGCACCGCGAACTGGCGCTGGTGTCCCTCGCCGTGTTCCTGCTGGTGTGCCTGCTGATCTACCGGCTGATGCGCCGGCCGGTGCGCGAGATGGTGCACGAGGCCGCCCCCGCCGACCCACACAAATGAGAACGCCCTGCCGCAGCAGGGCGTTTCACGGACCTCTTGGCGGAAGCTAGCGCAACACCGGCAGCTTGGCCTCGGCGGGCTGGCGCGCCGCCACCAGCGCTCCGATCCCGAAGAACGCCGCGGTGAACAGCAGGTCGCCGAGCACCCCGTTGCGGAAGAAGGGCATCGCCAGCAGGTAGCAGGTTCCCAGCCCGGCCAGCGTCTTGGGGTACATATTCCACACCAGCCACACCGCGAAGTTGCTCACCAGGAAAAAGGAGACCGAACCCGCCAGCGAGGCTCCCGCGATGCGCGCCAGGCTGGCTTTCTGCTTCAGCAGGCCGCCCAGCAGGATCATGCCCGCGTACCACGCCCACACCACCAGTTGGTCGTAGGTAAAGGGATAGTGGTAGACCGCGCGGGTGAGGTAGACGTCGACCGCCATCATGAGCAGCAGCGGCGCCCACATCCACTTGCGTGGCATGCGCGCCCCGAAATACAGCAGCGACGCCGTCAGGGGCGTGAACCCCAGGGTCTGGGGCAGGAAGCGGAAGGCGATGGCCACCACTACGAAGACGTATGCCAG
This portion of the Terriglobales bacterium genome encodes:
- a CDS encoding MogA/MoaB family molybdenum cofactor biosynthesis protein, with amino-acid sequence MTAAVLTVSDSCARGQRRDASGPAVAAALQARGFQVVASEVVPDQAAAIAQALVRLAQQARLVVTTGGTGVAARDVTPEATRSVCDRMVEGIAERMRAEGSRKTPLAALSRAVCGVRGSTLLLNLPGSPAAATESLAAVLELLPHALDLLAGKTEHAGPG
- a CDS encoding molybdopterin molybdenumtransferase MoeA, which gives rise to APPTCFFGLPGNPVSTLVCFELFARPVIDALAGAPPLPLAFTQARLSSEIRTRTGLTRFLPAALSGQNGPAEVVPARWQGSGDMVSLTRANCYIVVPPDRERLPAGEMVSVLLR
- the moaC gene encoding cyclic pyranopterin monophosphate synthase MoaC, whose protein sequence is MPRKLSHFDAGGRSRMVDVSAKAPTRREAEASAFVAMSPKVLKALPKNPKGDPLEIARIAGIAAAKRTPELIPMCHSIPLSHIDVRARLCENGVALTSRVVTTAVTGVEMEALVAAGVAALTVYDMCKALDKGIEIREIVLQRKSGGKSGDYSRPPHPPRGPSRRKK
- a CDS encoding DUF6580 family putative transport protein, which gives rise to MLAYVFVVVAIAFRFLPQTLGFTPLTASLLYFGARMPRKWMWAPLLLMMAVDVYLTRAVYHYPFTYDQLVVWAWYAGMILLGGLLKQKASLARIAGASLAGSVSFFLVSNFAVWLVWNMYPKTLAGLGTCYLLAMPFFRNGVLGDLLFTAAFFGIGALVAARQPAEAKLPVLR
- a CDS encoding response regulator, giving the protein MAGNVKVLLVEDNPMVLEMLRQSLTPLGAVTTATDGADALLKAIDDPPDLILTDYAMQGMDGRQLLEKLKGRAATAKIPVILMASRADITEKLKMLQDSVEDFVEKPFFIKEATARIKRIMDKIALEKMAREAPGESVVRGNLAQMNVMDLLQSLEMGRKTCELVLTANGERCEMYFSDGQINHAVYGPLKGDEAVYKVLTWPGGVFQIDFTGKSSEQTITRSTQGLLMEGLRLLDEANREKEENVLDA
- a CDS encoding VTT domain-containing protein — protein: MHFLKIILAKYTAFFLGAMKVLGIWGPFVIAGVDAALLGLPLDPVVAAYVWSDRAHFWLYPITASLGSALGSLIIYYIGRKGGEVALRKRISHERMEALRNRFEKQEFFALMIPAMAPPPFPFKLFVLSAGVFDMKLRDFLAAIFLGRMVRFGVLSLLVLEFGPSIVETVKELFREHRELALVSLAVFLLVCLLIYRLMRRPVREMVHEAAPADPHK